From one Triticum aestivum cultivar Chinese Spring chromosome 4B, IWGSC CS RefSeq v2.1, whole genome shotgun sequence genomic stretch:
- the LOC123095012 gene encoding uncharacterized protein, whose amino-acid sequence MTIRDRDHDILAGRYLDGDEQIHAGACFTIDYFHFTVRDCVQESLLEEEPIECVDLTSDSESKVPKPVIGGEIALSMRARATGATGATGAAPAPLAPIVAAQPLAPGARQVGGRFWVLAGSAEGEEDEGDDAGDSTDEYSPTASDVICEAFRPGYSEEEVASIVPGIVTIDDPARQGLLPEENIEVVRRIVHRRTANSAIRPWKGPMPKVIFRATALIRSWSPLTTMEAREHLVTACIRWETVTRDIFNRFGWRSCNRIGN is encoded by the exons ATGACGATACGAGATCGAGAtcacgacattctcgctggccgcTATTTGGATGGGGATGAGCAGATCCACGCAGGTGCATGTTTTACTATTGATTATTTTCATTTTACCGTTCGTGATTGTGTGCAGGAGAGTTTGCTCGAGGAGGAACCGATTGAATGTGTTGATCTTACGTCGGATTCAGAGAGTAAAGTGCCTAAGCCGGTCATCGGAGGTGAGATCGCGCTGTCTATGAGGGCTAGGGCGACTGGGGCTACTGGGGCGACTGGAGCGGCGCCCGCGCCGCTGGCGCCGATCGTTGCGGCCCAGCCATTGGCGCCGGGTGCGAGGCAGGTCGGAGGGCGGTTCTGGGTCCTAGCCGGATCTGCTGaaggggaggaggacgagggagacgACGCCGGCGACTCAACCGACGAATATTCGCCTACGGCTTCCGACGTGATTTGTGAAGCTTTCAGGCCGGGGTATTCAGAGGAGGAGGTCGCCTCTATCGTTCCTGGGATCGTGACGATTGACGATCCGGCACGGCAGGGTCTTCTTCCGGAAGAGAACATCGAGGTGGTTCGCCGGATTGTTCATCGGAGGACGGCGAACTCTGCGATCCGGCCGTGGAAAGGTCCCATGCCAAAG gttattttccgagctacggcactgatccgttcgtggtcgccaCTCACtacgatggaggccagggagcatttggttactgcgtgtatccgatgggagacggtaactcgggatatcttcaaccggtttggatggcggtcatgtaataggataggaaaTTAG